The following are encoded in a window of Thiohalobacter sp. IOR34 genomic DNA:
- a CDS encoding peroxiredoxin C — protein sequence MGVLVGRKAPDFTAPAVLGDGSIVDDFNFSKAVDGKYAVVFFYPLDFTFVCPSELIAFDHRLEEFKKRNVEVIGVSIDSHYTHNAWRNTPINEGGIGPVGYPLVADMTHAICKAYDVETPDGAVAFRGSFLIDKDGVVRHQVVNDLPLGRNIDEMLRMVDALQFHEEHGEVCPANWHEGEKGMKDTPEGVAEYLAENADKL from the coding sequence GTGGGAGTTCTCGTAGGCCGCAAAGCCCCTGATTTCACCGCCCCGGCCGTACTGGGCGACGGTTCCATCGTCGATGATTTCAACTTCTCCAAGGCCGTCGATGGCAAGTATGCGGTGGTCTTCTTCTATCCCCTGGACTTCACCTTCGTCTGTCCTTCCGAACTGATCGCCTTCGATCACCGCCTGGAAGAGTTCAAGAAGCGCAACGTGGAAGTCATCGGCGTCTCCATCGATTCTCACTACACGCACAACGCCTGGCGCAATACCCCCATCAACGAGGGGGGCATAGGTCCGGTGGGTTACCCCCTGGTGGCCGACATGACCCACGCCATCTGCAAGGCCTATGACGTCGAGACCCCCGACGGCGCCGTGGCCTTCCGCGGCTCCTTCCTCATCGACAAGGATGGCGTGGTGCGTCATCAGGTGGTCAACGATCTGCCCCTGGGCCGCAACATCGACGAGATGCTGCGCATGGTCGACGCCCTGCAGTTCCATGAGGAGCATGGCGAGGTCTGCCCCGCCAACTGGCACGAAGGCGAGAAGGGCATGAAGGACACGCCGGAAGGCGTGGCCGAGTACCTGGCCGAGAACGCCGACAAACTGTAA
- the ispF gene encoding 2-C-methyl-D-erythritol 2,4-cyclodiphosphate synthase, producing MRVGQGFDAHAFKAGGRLVLGGVEIPSERSLAAHSDGDVVLHALCDALLGAAALGDIGHHFPDKDPQFKGIDSRVLLRRVVGLIREEGFSVGNVDVTIVAEAPRLAPYIEAMRVYVAEDLLVPVNRVSIKATTTERMGFTGRGEGIAALAVALLKEGPG from the coding sequence ATGAGAGTCGGTCAGGGGTTCGACGCGCACGCCTTCAAGGCAGGCGGGCGGCTGGTGCTGGGCGGGGTGGAAATCCCTTCCGAACGAAGCCTGGCCGCGCATTCCGACGGCGATGTCGTGCTGCATGCCCTGTGCGATGCCCTCCTTGGGGCGGCCGCGCTGGGTGATATCGGTCATCACTTTCCGGACAAGGATCCGCAGTTCAAGGGCATCGACAGCCGTGTCCTGCTGCGCCGGGTCGTCGGGCTGATCAGGGAGGAAGGATTTTCGGTCGGCAACGTCGATGTCACCATCGTCGCCGAGGCGCCGCGGCTCGCGCCCTACATCGAGGCCATGCGGGTTTATGTTGCCGAGGATCTGCTTGTGCCGGTCAACCGGGTCAGTATCAAGGCGACGACCACCGAACGCATGGGGTTCACCGGCCGTGGCGAGGGCATCGCGGCCCTCGCGGTGGCGTTGCTCAAAGAGGGGCCGGGCTAG
- the kdsA gene encoding 3-deoxy-8-phosphooctulonate synthase: MQLCGFQVGIDHPLFLIAGPCVIESEQLALDTAGELKAMTERLGIPFIYKSSFDKANRSSTASFRGPGLEEGLRILQKVKEQIQVPVLTDVHEDTPLAEVAAVVDVLQTPAFLCRQTNFIQNVARQGLPVNIKKGQFLAPWDMQNVVDKAREAGNERIMVCERGVSFGYNTLISDMRGLAIMRRTGCPVVFDATHSVQQPGGQGTRSGGQREFVPVLARAAVAAGVAGVFMETHPDPDQALSDGPNAWPLGKMAELLETLKIIDQAVKQQGFAEAAYL; this comes from the coding sequence ATGCAACTCTGTGGCTTCCAGGTCGGTATCGACCACCCCCTGTTCCTGATCGCCGGTCCCTGCGTGATCGAGAGCGAGCAACTGGCGCTCGACACTGCCGGTGAGCTGAAGGCGATGACCGAACGTCTCGGTATCCCCTTCATCTACAAGTCCTCCTTCGACAAGGCCAACCGTTCCTCGACCGCCAGTTTCCGCGGACCCGGTCTGGAGGAGGGGTTGCGCATCCTGCAGAAGGTCAAGGAACAGATCCAGGTGCCGGTGCTGACCGACGTGCACGAGGATACGCCGCTGGCCGAGGTGGCCGCGGTGGTGGACGTGCTGCAGACCCCGGCCTTCCTCTGCCGCCAGACCAATTTCATCCAGAACGTCGCCCGCCAGGGGCTGCCGGTGAACATCAAGAAGGGCCAGTTCCTCGCCCCCTGGGACATGCAGAACGTGGTCGACAAGGCGCGCGAGGCCGGCAACGAGCGGATCATGGTCTGCGAGCGCGGCGTCTCCTTCGGCTACAACACCCTGATCTCCGACATGCGCGGCCTGGCGATCATGCGCAGGACCGGTTGCCCGGTGGTGTTCGACGCCACCCACTCGGTGCAGCAGCCGGGCGGGCAGGGCACCCGCTCCGGCGGTCAGCGCGAGTTCGTTCCGGTGCTGGCCCGCGCCGCTGTGGCGGCCGGTGTCGCGGGGGTCTTCATGGAGACCCACCCGGATCCGGACCAGGCCCTGTCGGACGGCCCCAACGCCTGGCCGCTGGGGAAGATGGCGGAACTGCTGGAGACCCTGAAGATCATCGACCAGGCGGTCAAGCAGCAGGGCTTTGCCGAGGCGGCGTACTTGTGA
- the tilS gene encoding tRNA lysidine(34) synthetase TilS, with translation MDFFPDELPARLQALCPEAGGFWVAFSGGLDSRVLLQALASVRERLPAAPGAVHVEHGLQPEAAAWAEDCRAFCASADIPFVHLQVDARAAAGESPEAAARSARYRALADWLPPGHALLTAHHQDDQAETLMLQLLRGAGPRGLAAMPARSPFARGWLLRPLLESGREDLRRYAATVGLRWIEDPSNRDRRYDRNLLRHEILPRLQQRWPATAAVLSRVAAHQAEAAGLLDELAALDAAAAAGAEAGTLSVAALRALRSPRRRNLLRYWLRGHGLPLPSSAVLARIERDGLVERADAEPCIRWPGGEVRRYRDALHALEPLPPPEASEREWAAETPLALAGGLLHARPVSGRGLARRALADGPLRIRLRQGGERLRPAGRTHQRPLKHLLQEAGVPPWERARLPLLYRGDELLAVAGLWVAEGWQAAAGESGLWLEWSRLPGRSAGSSQIVCD, from the coding sequence ATGGATTTCTTCCCCGATGAATTGCCCGCCAGGCTGCAGGCGCTCTGTCCGGAGGCCGGGGGCTTCTGGGTGGCGTTCAGTGGTGGCCTGGATTCGCGGGTGCTGCTGCAGGCCCTGGCATCGGTTCGCGAGCGGTTGCCCGCGGCCCCTGGTGCGGTGCATGTCGAGCATGGCCTGCAGCCGGAGGCGGCGGCCTGGGCAGAGGACTGCCGGGCCTTCTGTGCCAGCGCAGACATCCCCTTCGTCCATCTGCAGGTCGATGCCCGGGCCGCTGCTGGCGAGAGCCCGGAGGCGGCGGCCCGAAGCGCCCGCTACCGGGCGCTGGCCGACTGGTTGCCGCCGGGTCATGCCCTGCTGACCGCGCACCATCAGGACGACCAGGCCGAGACCCTCATGCTGCAGCTGCTGCGCGGGGCGGGGCCGCGCGGCCTGGCGGCCATGCCGGCCCGCAGCCCCTTTGCCCGCGGCTGGCTGTTGCGGCCGCTGCTGGAAAGTGGTCGCGAGGACCTGCGTCGCTACGCGGCGACGGTCGGTCTGCGCTGGATCGAGGATCCCAGCAACCGGGACCGGCGCTATGACCGCAATCTGCTCCGTCACGAGATCCTGCCGCGACTGCAGCAGCGCTGGCCGGCGACTGCGGCCGTGCTGTCACGGGTGGCGGCGCACCAGGCCGAGGCCGCCGGTCTGCTCGACGAGCTGGCCGCGCTGGATGCCGCCGCGGCTGCGGGGGCGGAAGCGGGCACCCTCTCGGTGGCCGCGCTGCGCGCCCTGAGGTCGCCACGGCGGCGCAACCTGCTGCGTTACTGGCTGCGCGGGCACGGTCTGCCGCTGCCGAGCAGTGCGGTGCTGGCACGCATCGAGCGCGATGGCCTGGTCGAGCGGGCCGATGCCGAACCCTGCATCCGCTGGCCCGGCGGCGAGGTGCGCCGCTACCGCGATGCGCTCCATGCCCTCGAACCCCTGCCGCCGCCGGAGGCGTCCGAGCGGGAGTGGGCAGCCGAGACGCCGCTGGCGCTGGCCGGTGGCCTCCTGCATGCGCGTCCGGTAAGCGGCCGGGGGCTGGCGAGGCGGGCCCTGGCCGACGGCCCCTTGCGGATCCGGCTGCGGCAGGGCGGTGAACGCCTGCGCCCGGCGGGCCGGACCCATCAGCGGCCGCTGAAGCATCTGTTGCAGGAGGCGGGGGTGCCGCCCTGGGAACGGGCGCGGCTGCCGCTTCTGTACCGCGGTGACGAGCTGCTGGCGGTGGCCGGCCTCTGGGTGGCGGAGGGCTGGCAGGCGGCGGCCGGCGAGAGCGGTCTCTGGCTCGAGTGGAGCCGTCTGCCGGGACGCTCTGCGGGCAGCTCCCAGATTGTGTGCGACTGA
- a CDS encoding helix-turn-helix transcriptional regulator, whose amino-acid sequence MIDAGFNPMPEPSTTLLEQILAAARERGLTQQQLASRAGITPETLSRMKKRGSGELTTIERLAAIVGLRLSLLPDDDRLEALRQGRFFE is encoded by the coding sequence ATGATTGACGCCGGGTTCAACCCCATGCCCGAGCCATCGACGACGCTGCTGGAACAGATCCTGGCTGCCGCGCGCGAGCGGGGCCTCACCCAGCAACAGCTGGCCAGCCGCGCCGGGATCACGCCGGAGACCCTGTCGCGGATGAAAAAGCGCGGTAGCGGGGAGCTGACGACCATCGAACGGCTGGCCGCGATCGTCGGCCTGCGGCTCAGCCTGCTTCCGGACGACGACCGGCTGGAGGCCCTGCGCCAGGGACGCTTCTTCGAATGA
- the eno gene encoding phosphopyruvate hydratase, with product MSLIANIRGREILDSRGNPTVEADVLLESGAVGRASVPSGASTGAREAVELRDGDPARYNGKGVLKAVENINGEIRQALIGMEALAQKEIDHKLIELDGTENKGRLGANAILAVSLAVAQAAAREASVPLYRLLQGKGPYHLPVPMMNILNGGAHADNSVDLQEFMILPVGAPSFREAVRYGAEVFHALKAVLAGRGLNTAVGDEGGFAPDMPSNEAAIEVILEAIDKAGYKAGEDIWLGIDAASSEFYKDGKYVLASEGRSLDAAEFTDYLAAWVDRYPILSIEDGMAEDDWEGWKLLTERLGERIQLVGDDLFVTNPKIFREGIDKGIANSILIKLNQIGTLTETLEAIEMAAEASYTAVVSHRSGETEDTVIADVAVGTSASQIKTGSLSRSDRVAKYNRLMRIEDQLKDDAIYGGRNAFPQLRD from the coding sequence ATGTCCCTGATTGCAAACATTCGCGGGCGCGAGATCCTGGATTCGCGCGGTAACCCCACGGTCGAGGCCGATGTCCTGCTGGAATCCGGTGCCGTGGGCCGGGCCTCGGTGCCCTCCGGTGCCTCGACCGGGGCACGGGAGGCGGTGGAGCTGCGCGACGGGGATCCCGCGCGCTACAACGGCAAGGGTGTCCTCAAGGCGGTGGAGAACATCAATGGCGAGATCCGCCAGGCGCTGATCGGCATGGAGGCGCTGGCCCAGAAGGAGATCGACCACAAGCTGATCGAGCTGGACGGAACCGAGAACAAGGGACGGCTGGGTGCCAATGCCATCCTCGCCGTCTCCCTGGCGGTGGCCCAGGCCGCGGCCCGCGAGGCCAGCGTGCCGCTCTATCGTCTGCTGCAGGGCAAGGGACCCTACCATCTGCCGGTGCCGATGATGAACATCCTCAACGGCGGTGCGCACGCCGACAACAGTGTCGACCTGCAGGAATTCATGATCCTGCCGGTGGGCGCCCCCAGCTTCCGCGAGGCGGTGCGCTACGGTGCCGAGGTGTTCCATGCGCTGAAGGCGGTGCTGGCCGGACGCGGCCTGAACACCGCGGTCGGCGACGAAGGCGGCTTCGCGCCGGACATGCCTTCCAACGAGGCGGCCATCGAAGTGATCCTGGAGGCCATCGACAAGGCGGGTTACAAGGCCGGCGAGGACATCTGGCTGGGAATCGATGCCGCCAGCTCCGAGTTCTACAAGGATGGCAAGTACGTGCTGGCTTCGGAAGGCCGTAGCCTGGACGCCGCGGAATTCACCGACTATCTGGCGGCCTGGGTCGACCGCTATCCCATCCTCTCCATCGAGGACGGCATGGCCGAGGACGACTGGGAGGGCTGGAAACTGCTCACCGAACGGCTTGGCGAGCGCATCCAGCTGGTCGGTGACGATCTGTTCGTGACCAACCCGAAGATCTTCCGCGAGGGCATCGACAAGGGCATCGCCAATTCCATCCTCATCAAGCTCAACCAGATCGGTACCCTGACCGAGACCCTGGAGGCGATCGAGATGGCGGCCGAGGCCAGCTACACGGCGGTGGTCTCGCACCGTTCCGGCGAGACCGAGGACACGGTGATCGCCGATGTCGCGGTCGGCACCAGCGCCAGTCAGATCAAGACCGGCTCGCTGTCCCGTTCCGACCGGGTCGCCAAGTACAACCGGCTGATGCGGATCGAGGACCAGCTCAAGGACGATGCCATCTATGGCGGACGCAATGCCTTTCCCCAGCTGCGGGACTAG
- a CDS encoding HipA domain-containing protein, with product MTDRHAVIWTRGPEGPLKMGNLVATPTECRFSYTEDFLGRPGLPGLSLIAPPGLYDREAVVYPSSARMPLHPRLMALLPGDTPGNLQRRVLTALLARQPTPPRPGFETEWALLLLAGHGGIGHLDVFADDLQARDWYERQPAGGEAIGRRSAVWRFVREEVRQTAHSVDPDVISDLLGPTPSVGGMIPKLLAAIPDTADWDGRFAAPGTERIGPQACVEVVLKVEPPQYEGVLALEGLCLDIHRELGFEVPRHWLAEVDGLRLLAVERFDRDTHGRPLPMESFLSVMAAGNHRVFGTGDTELSAVGRMLERLATLVDLDRRVAQREVYRRFVLAFCTGNGDLHLENLAFLGGPEAVRVAPVYDPAPMRAWPRHNLRSAIPIAFEPGIGLGDNLVALGHAFGLSQREAAEILVDILERTADYGERLMALETVPAGRRENLARLIAEERRLLGSSLRRPG from the coding sequence ATGACCGACCGCCATGCCGTGATCTGGACCCGCGGCCCCGAGGGTCCGCTGAAGATGGGCAATCTGGTGGCCACCCCCACCGAGTGCCGCTTCAGCTATACCGAGGACTTCCTCGGCCGGCCGGGCCTGCCGGGCCTGTCCCTGATCGCCCCTCCAGGGCTCTATGACCGCGAGGCCGTGGTCTACCCGAGCAGCGCGCGCATGCCCCTGCACCCCCGCCTGATGGCCCTGTTGCCCGGTGATACCCCGGGCAATCTGCAACGGCGCGTGCTCACCGCCCTGCTGGCCCGCCAACCGACACCGCCGCGACCCGGTTTCGAGACCGAATGGGCGCTGCTGCTGCTCGCCGGCCATGGCGGCATCGGCCATCTCGACGTGTTCGCCGACGACCTGCAGGCGCGGGACTGGTACGAACGCCAGCCGGCTGGCGGCGAGGCGATCGGCCGGCGCTCCGCCGTCTGGCGCTTCGTTCGCGAGGAGGTCAGACAGACGGCGCACAGCGTGGACCCCGACGTCATCAGCGACCTGCTCGGCCCCACCCCCTCGGTCGGCGGCATGATCCCCAAGCTGCTGGCCGCCATCCCCGATACGGCCGACTGGGACGGCCGCTTTGCCGCGCCGGGGACGGAACGCATCGGCCCACAGGCCTGCGTCGAGGTCGTGCTCAAGGTGGAACCGCCCCAGTACGAAGGGGTCCTGGCGCTGGAGGGACTGTGCCTGGACATCCACCGCGAACTCGGTTTCGAGGTGCCGCGCCATTGGCTGGCCGAGGTCGACGGCCTGCGGCTGCTGGCGGTGGAACGCTTCGACCGCGATACCCACGGACGCCCGCTGCCCATGGAGAGCTTCCTTTCCGTGATGGCCGCCGGCAACCACCGGGTGTTCGGCACCGGGGATACCGAACTGAGCGCCGTCGGCCGCATGCTGGAGCGGCTCGCCACCCTGGTCGACCTGGACCGGCGCGTGGCGCAGCGCGAGGTCTATCGCCGCTTCGTTCTGGCCTTCTGCACCGGCAACGGCGATCTGCACCTGGAAAACCTGGCCTTCCTCGGCGGCCCGGAGGCGGTCCGGGTGGCGCCGGTCTACGACCCGGCACCGATGCGCGCCTGGCCGCGCCACAACCTGCGTTCGGCCATCCCCATCGCCTTCGAGCCCGGAATCGGGCTGGGTGACAACCTGGTCGCGCTCGGCCATGCCTTCGGCCTCAGCCAGCGCGAGGCGGCGGAAATCCTGGTCGACATCCTGGAACGCACCGCGGACTACGGCGAACGACTCATGGCCCTCGAGACCGTCCCCGCCGGACGCCGGGAAAACCTGGCCCGGCTGATTGCCGAGGAACGCCGCCTGCTGGGAAGCTCGCTGCGCCGACCTGGCTGA
- a CDS encoding TIGR00266 family protein, translating to MPMRCHEVDYEIIGHSMQMVEVELDPGETVIAEAGAMNYMEEGIVFETRMGDGSEPEQGLMGKLFSAGKRMISGESLFMTHFSNRASGKRRVAFASPFPGAILALDLATLGEEVTCQKDAFLCAALGTRVDIAFNRKLGVGFFGGEGFILERLQGDGMAFIHAGGTVVEKELKGETLRLDTGCLVAFTRGIEYDIEMTPGLKSMFFGGEGLFLATLRGHGKVWIQSLPFSRLADRVLEHAPGAGGKDQGEGSVLGGIGRLLDGD from the coding sequence CTGCCCATGCGTTGTCATGAAGTGGACTACGAGATCATCGGTCACAGCATGCAGATGGTGGAAGTCGAGCTCGACCCGGGCGAGACGGTGATCGCCGAGGCCGGTGCCATGAATTACATGGAAGAGGGGATCGTCTTCGAGACGCGGATGGGCGACGGCTCGGAACCTGAGCAGGGCCTGATGGGCAAGCTGTTCAGCGCGGGCAAGCGCATGATCAGCGGGGAATCGCTGTTCATGACCCACTTCAGCAATCGGGCCAGCGGCAAGCGGCGGGTCGCCTTCGCCTCGCCCTTCCCCGGCGCCATCCTGGCGCTCGATCTCGCCACCCTGGGCGAGGAGGTGACCTGCCAGAAGGATGCCTTCCTCTGTGCCGCGCTCGGCACCCGGGTCGACATCGCCTTCAACCGCAAGCTCGGTGTCGGCTTCTTCGGCGGCGAGGGTTTCATCCTGGAACGCCTGCAGGGTGACGGCATGGCCTTCATCCATGCCGGCGGCACGGTGGTGGAGAAGGAACTGAAGGGCGAGACCCTGCGCCTGGATACCGGCTGCCTGGTCGCCTTCACCCGCGGTATCGAGTACGACATCGAGATGACCCCCGGCCTGAAGAGCATGTTCTTCGGCGGCGAGGGGCTGTTCCTCGCCACCCTGCGCGGTCACGGCAAGGTCTGGATCCAGAGCCTGCCGTTCTCGCGCCTCGCCGACCGGGTGCTGGAGCATGCCCCGGGGGCCGGCGGCAAGGATCAGGGTGAGGGCTCGGTGCTGGGCGGTATTGGCCGCCTGCTCGATGGCGACTGA
- a CDS encoding DUF3149 domain-containing protein, with the protein MKLLSELFGNFTGLLSLFVVVFIIGMAIFLFSWFIKNSQQPPQS; encoded by the coding sequence ATGAAACTGCTCTCGGAACTGTTCGGCAACTTCACCGGCCTGCTGTCGCTGTTCGTGGTGGTGTTCATCATCGGCATGGCGATCTTCCTGTTCTCCTGGTTCATAAAGAACTCGCAGCAACCGCCGCAGAGCTGA
- the ispD gene encoding 2-C-methyl-D-erythritol 4-phosphate cytidylyltransferase produces the protein MARYWAMVPAAGVGRRMAADRPKQYLTLGDRTVLEHSLDALYACRRIAAVVVARADDDPYWDGLSLNYDRPLWQAPGGAERCDSVRNGLAVLAEHAHDDDWVLVHDAARPCLRQEDLQKLMDSLRDHPVGGLLAVPVRDTMKQADAANQVALTLDRSQLWHALTPQMFRFDALRAALARAEARGEAVTDEASAMELAGGHPQLVEGHADNIKITRPEDLALAEFYLQRQGRL, from the coding sequence ATGGCCAGATACTGGGCCATGGTGCCGGCGGCCGGGGTTGGGCGGCGCATGGCGGCCGACCGCCCCAAGCAATATCTTACCCTGGGCGATCGCACGGTGCTGGAGCATAGCCTGGATGCCCTTTATGCCTGTCGGCGGATCGCTGCCGTGGTGGTGGCCCGTGCCGACGATGATCCCTACTGGGACGGGTTGTCACTGAACTACGACCGGCCGCTGTGGCAGGCACCGGGCGGGGCCGAGCGCTGCGACTCGGTGCGCAACGGGCTGGCGGTGCTGGCCGAGCATGCCCATGACGACGACTGGGTGCTGGTGCACGACGCCGCCCGTCCCTGCCTGCGCCAGGAGGATCTGCAGAAGCTGATGGACAGCCTGCGCGATCATCCGGTCGGCGGTTTGCTGGCGGTGCCGGTGCGCGACACCATGAAGCAGGCGGATGCCGCCAACCAGGTCGCCCTGACCCTCGATCGCAGCCAGCTCTGGCATGCGCTGACCCCGCAGATGTTCCGCTTCGATGCCCTGCGCGCGGCACTGGCGCGGGCCGAGGCCCGGGGCGAGGCGGTCACCGACGAGGCCTCGGCCATGGAGCTGGCCGGCGGTCATCCGCAGCTGGTGGAGGGCCATGCCGATAACATCAAGATCACGCGTCCGGAGGATCTGGCTTTGGCGGAATTCTATCTGCAGCGGCAGGGGCGGCTATGA
- a CDS encoding CTP synthase — MTRYIFVTGGVVSSLGKGIAAASLGAILEARGLKVTLLKLDPYINVDPGTMSPFQHGEVFVTEDGAETDLDLGHYERFVRAPMSQKNNFTTGRVYSYVISKERRGDYLGATVQVIPHITDEIKRRIRAGAEGADVAMVEIGGTVGDIESLPFLEAIRQMGVEEGHDNALFIHLTLLPYIPTAGELKTKPTQHSVKELRSIGIQPDILICRADRPIPEDEKRKIALFTNVEERAVIAALDVASIYQIPMLLSEQGLDEITVNKLRLDCPPPDLSDWEQVIEALENPSGETTIAMVGKYMDLTEAYKSLSEALIHAGIHTRTRVNIQYVDSEEIERSGTACLEGVDAILVPGGFGERGVEGKIRAVQYARENRVPYLGICLGMQVAVIEYARHVAGLEDAHSSEFDRNCKHPVIALITEWTTQDGRVEKRDEASDLGGTMRLGGQPCKLKPGSRVHETYGKDVIVERHRHRYEFNNNYREPLERAGLQIVGTSLDDSLVEVVELNDHPWFIACQFHPEFTSTPRDGHPLFTGFIRAARAAREAGRGDSLASA; from the coding sequence ATGACCCGATATATCTTTGTTACCGGCGGCGTGGTTTCCTCACTGGGGAAGGGCATCGCCGCCGCCTCGCTTGGCGCCATCCTCGAGGCCCGTGGCCTGAAGGTGACCCTGCTCAAGCTGGATCCCTACATCAATGTCGATCCGGGCACCATGAGTCCCTTCCAGCACGGCGAGGTGTTCGTCACCGAGGACGGGGCGGAGACCGATCTCGATCTCGGCCACTACGAGCGCTTCGTGCGCGCCCCCATGAGCCAGAAGAACAACTTCACCACCGGGCGGGTCTATTCCTACGTCATCAGCAAGGAGCGGCGCGGCGACTACCTGGGCGCCACGGTGCAGGTGATTCCGCACATCACCGACGAGATCAAGCGCCGCATCCGCGCCGGCGCGGAAGGCGCCGACGTGGCCATGGTGGAGATCGGCGGCACGGTGGGCGACATCGAATCCCTGCCGTTTCTCGAGGCCATCCGCCAGATGGGCGTGGAGGAGGGGCACGACAACGCCCTGTTCATCCACCTGACCCTGTTGCCCTACATACCGACCGCCGGTGAGCTGAAGACCAAGCCCACCCAGCACTCGGTCAAGGAGCTGCGCTCCATCGGCATCCAGCCGGACATCCTCATCTGCCGCGCCGACCGGCCCATCCCGGAGGACGAGAAGCGCAAGATCGCCCTGTTCACCAACGTCGAGGAGCGCGCCGTCATCGCCGCCCTGGACGTGGCCAGCATCTACCAGATCCCCATGCTGCTCTCCGAACAGGGGCTGGACGAGATCACCGTCAACAAGCTGCGCCTGGACTGCCCGCCGCCGGATCTGTCCGACTGGGAGCAGGTGATCGAGGCCCTGGAAAACCCCAGTGGCGAGACCACCATCGCCATGGTCGGCAAATACATGGATCTGACCGAGGCCTACAAGTCCCTCTCCGAGGCCCTGATCCATGCCGGCATCCACACCCGTACCCGGGTCAACATCCAGTACGTCGACTCCGAGGAGATCGAGCGCAGTGGCACGGCCTGCCTGGAGGGGGTCGATGCCATCCTGGTGCCGGGTGGTTTCGGCGAGCGGGGCGTGGAAGGCAAGATCCGTGCGGTGCAGTATGCCCGCGAGAACCGGGTGCCCTATCTCGGCATCTGCCTGGGCATGCAGGTGGCGGTCATCGAGTATGCGCGTCATGTCGCCGGGCTGGAGGATGCCCACAGCAGCGAGTTCGACCGCAACTGCAAGCATCCGGTCATCGCCCTGATCACCGAGTGGACCACCCAGGACGGGCGGGTGGAGAAGCGCGACGAGGCCTCCGACCTCGGCGGCACCATGCGCCTTGGCGGCCAGCCCTGCAAGCTCAAGCCCGGCTCGCGGGTGCACGAGACCTATGGCAAGGACGTGATCGTCGAACGTCACCGCCACCGTTACGAGTTCAACAACAACTACCGGGAGCCGCTGGAGCGCGCCGGCCTGCAGATCGTCGGCACCTCGCTGGACGACAGCCTGGTGGAGGTCGTCGAGCTGAACGACCATCCCTGGTTCATCGCCTGCCAGTTCCATCCGGAGTTCACCTCCACGCCCCGGGACGGCCATCCGCTGTTCACGGGGTTCATCCGCGCCGCGCGCGCCGCCCGCGAGGCAGGCCGCGGCGATTCGCTGGCCAGCGCCTGA
- the ftsB gene encoding cell division protein FtsB, with product MRIFGVLLVLLFLLLQYQLWVGDGSLAEVWRLGQAVERQRAENRQLRERNQALDAEVRDLKQGLEAVEERARTELGMIRRDELFYQVVEPAADGGGD from the coding sequence ATGCGTATCTTCGGCGTGCTGCTGGTTCTCCTCTTCCTGCTCCTGCAGTACCAGCTCTGGGTCGGCGACGGCAGCCTGGCGGAGGTCTGGCGCCTGGGGCAGGCCGTGGAACGGCAGCGGGCCGAGAACCGGCAGCTGCGGGAACGCAACCAAGCGCTGGATGCCGAGGTCCGCGACCTCAAGCAGGGACTGGAGGCGGTCGAGGAGCGGGCGCGCACCGAACTCGGCATGATCCGGCGTGACGAGCTGTTCTATCAGGTCGTGGAACCGGCGGCGGACGGGGGAGGGGACTGA